In one Bactrocera tryoni isolate S06 chromosome 5, CSIRO_BtryS06_freeze2, whole genome shotgun sequence genomic region, the following are encoded:
- the LOC120776939 gene encoding uncharacterized protein LOC120776939 isoform X2, translated as MESEIDCVASCPVGSTAPRDSISSTGSSLSISSASISTKTALNECSLAWISYLSALNSLCTAGSKLGSTLTVLEQCGLFGEKAPKGYAEKNFFHNHLSSYLTHYWNDLARATAVATSTVKSHIMALLQEFVVLSTLDPSSICEIEQKRLRDHNELIIMENAQAMINIQHQFCAASYDAFSSLTCCFVCQSPVGFPHESDCAMIKQRLNTDARSQTPSPNFGGINKTDTSRGSCITEQRSHFQSSLTGQQLDQSTNSMDPTRGPSPLQAIFENTKGPLPNPGHLLAMKSPFARGERSPLNIPLFPLNGQRRWSEAAAGEVIDENSTDAENQMRRWSMPWEAVKTDQNTVTWYQTRIMPINNINLLNHKTPCSDRSVSNTPDLNWQSYATSHDGLTEAIQLLSCRPSRVQAQGLQGYTSQHTNIQNIE; from the exons ATGGAAAGTGAAATTGATTGTGTTGCTAGTTGCCCAGTGGGTTCGACAGCACCGAGAGATTCTATAAGTAGTACTGGATCTTCGCTGTCTATTAGTAGTGCTTCAATATCAACGAAAACCGCACTTAACGAGTGCTCCTTGGCCTGGATAAGTTATCTTAGTGCTTTGAATAGTTTATGTACTGCTGGGAGTAAACTAGGAAGTACACTGACG gtaCTGGAACAGTGCGGTTTATTTGGAGAAAAAGCTCCAAAGGGTTATGCcgagaaaaacttttttcacaatCACCTATCCTCTTATTTAACGCACTACTGGAATGATTTAGCCAG AGCAACCGCAGTGGCTACAAGTACTGTCAAATCGCATATCATGGCACTTTTACAAGAGTTTGTTGTATTGTCAACTCTTGACCCATCCTCGATTTGCGAAATAGAACAAAAGCGCTTGAGAGATCACAATGAGCTAATAATTATGGAGAATGCACAGGCTATGATAAATATACAACATCAATTCTGCGCCGCGAGTTATGATGCCTTTTCGTCTTTAACTTGCTGTTTTGTCTGTCAATCACCTGTAGGTTTCCCTCATGAGTCGGATTGTGCCATGATAAAACAAAG ATTAAACACTGACGCTCGATCTCAAACTCCCTCACCGAACTTTGGTGGAATTAACAAAACAGACACCTCTAGAGGTAGTTGCATAACAGAACAGCGGTCACATTTCCAAAGTTCTTTAACTGGCCAGCAACTAGATCAATCCACAA attCGATGGATCCAACTCGCGGACCTTCGCCGCTGCAGGCTATATTTGAAAACACCAAAGGACCACTACCAAACCCAGGGCATTTGCTAGCAATGAAAAGTCCATTTGCTAGAGGGGAGAGGTCTCCACTGAATATTCCCTTATTCCCTTTGAACGGTCAACGTAGATGGTCTGAAGCCGCTGCAGGTGAAGTGATAGATGAAAATTCGACCGATGCCGAAAATCAAATGAGACGTTGGTCTATGCCATGGGAAGCGGTAAAAACAGATCAAAATACAGTTACATGGTATCAAACTCGAATAATGCCCATAAATAATATCAACTTACTTAATCATAAAACGCCGTGTTCTGATAGAAGCGTATCTAATACACCTG ATCTAAACTGGCAATCTTATGCAACAAGTCACGATGGGTTGACGGAAGCAATTCAACTGCTCTCCTGTCGACCTTCAAGAGTTCAAGCTCAAGGTTTACAAGGATACACTTCGCAGCACACGAATATTCAAAACATTGAATAA
- the LOC120778313 gene encoding limbic system-associated membrane protein, whose protein sequence is MECIFSACHRFTWPMFFLLAIIFHIKTTASHSDGLFTLTDHDSPAVSPKFLSRGHLYKVIVGETIELPCKVQNLGSFVLLWRKGSSVLTAGHLKITRDQRFKIVGDYNLQIASVKTQDAGDYICQLGDQENRDQVHTVEILVPPTLRALPHNGQVTARKGSTVTLECKASGNPVPTIYWFKKDVFAGPTHLSDSSTLILENVDRHHAGIYQCSADNGVKERVSMDIQLTILSPPEITVEKSWVHAAEGHDVELACIVHGDVNSEMLWYQNSFLLDPTDRRSMQSNDDKYTLIIRKFQPSDFGNYSCVADNALGRTKKYIEVSGRPGPANFISPALSGYLDHYNLTWTIESIPALDEIKLLYRRLLMNETYQHPGKWHENHINPTLIRFDNTHFIMSHVIKNLEHNAVYEAIVQAKNKYGWNEISDIHQFYTRNHDLLLDIDMEYKMGISNGKGHSHNSNIIKTVFAYIIFHSLKVCI, encoded by the exons atGGAGTGCATTTTCAGTGCGTGTCATCGATTTACATGGCCAATGTTTTTTTTGCTGGCAATAATATTTCACATAAAAACAACAG CCTCTCACTCGGATGGACTTTTCACATTAACTGATCATGATTCCCCAGCAGTGTCACCTAAATTTCTATCGCGCGGACATTTGTATAAAGTCATAGTTGGTGAAACTATAGAACTTCCTTGCAAGGTTCAAAATCTTGGatcttttgttttgttatggAGAAAAGGTTCTTCCGTTTTAACAGCGGGTCACTTAAAAATAACAAGGGATCAAAGATTCAAAATTGTGGGGGACTACAATCTTCAAATAGCAAGTGTGAAAACTCAGGATGCTGGTGATTATATTTGTCAACTTGGAGATCAAGAAAATCGGGATCAAGTTCATACTGTGGAAATTTTAG TACCGCCAACACTTCGTGCGTTACCGCACAATGGTCAAGTTACTGCTCGTAAAGGAAGTACCGTTACCTTAGAATGCAAGGCCTCGGGTAATCCAGTACCAACTATTTATTGGTTTAAAAAAGATGTGTTCGCAGGCCCAACTCATTTATCTGATAGTTCAACATTAATATTGGAGAACGTCGATAGACATCATGCTGGAATCTATCAGTGTTCTGCGGATAATGGAGTGAAAGAACGCGTATCGATGGACATACAACTAACTATTCTTT CCCCACCTGAAATAACTGTCGAGAAGTCATGGGTTCATGCAGCCGAAGGTCATGATGTGGAACTTGCTTGCATAGTTCATGGAGATGTAAATTCTGAG ATGCTGTGGTATCAAAACTCCTTTCTATTAGATCCTACCGATAGAAGATCAATGCAGTCCAATGATGACAAATATACGTTAATAATTAGGAAATTTCAACCATCTGACTTTGGAAATTATAGCTGCGTTGCCGATAACGCACTTGGTagaacgaaaaaatatattgaagtctCCGGACGTCCGGGTCCTGCAAACTTCATATCACCAGCTTTGAGTGGTTATCTCGATCATTATAATTTAACGTGGACTATTGAATCAATACCCGCGCTCGATGAAATTAAACTTTTGTACAGACGACTATTG ATGAATGAAACGTATCAACATCCAGGAAAATGGCATGAAAATCATATAAATCCAACGTTAATTCGATTTGATAACACTCACTTTATTATGTCACATGTGATAAAAAATTTGGAGCACAATGCAGTGTACGAGGCCATTGTTCAAGCCAAGAATAAATATGGATGGAATGag ATTAGTGACATTCATCAATTCTACACCAGAAATCACGACCTTTTGCTTGACATAGATATGGAGTACAAAATGGGAATTTCGAATGGAAAAGGGCACTCACATAATTCCAATATTATAAAGACAGTATTTGCCTATATAATTTTCCACAGTTTGAAAGTTTGTATTTAA
- the LOC120776939 gene encoding uncharacterized protein LOC120776939 isoform X1 has translation MESEIDCVASCPVGSTAPRDSISSTGSSLSISSASISTKTALNECSLAWISYLSALNSLCTAGSKLGSTLTVLEQCGLFGEKAPKGYAEKNFFHNHLSSYLTHYWNDLARATAVATSTVKSHIMALLQEFVVLSTLDPSSICEIEQKRLRDHNELIIMENAQAMINIQHQFCAASYDAFSSLTCCFVCQSPVGFPHESDCAMIKQSRLNTDARSQTPSPNFGGINKTDTSRGSCITEQRSHFQSSLTGQQLDQSTNSMDPTRGPSPLQAIFENTKGPLPNPGHLLAMKSPFARGERSPLNIPLFPLNGQRRWSEAAAGEVIDENSTDAENQMRRWSMPWEAVKTDQNTVTWYQTRIMPINNINLLNHKTPCSDRSVSNTPDLNWQSYATSHDGLTEAIQLLSCRPSRVQAQGLQGYTSQHTNIQNIE, from the exons ATGGAAAGTGAAATTGATTGTGTTGCTAGTTGCCCAGTGGGTTCGACAGCACCGAGAGATTCTATAAGTAGTACTGGATCTTCGCTGTCTATTAGTAGTGCTTCAATATCAACGAAAACCGCACTTAACGAGTGCTCCTTGGCCTGGATAAGTTATCTTAGTGCTTTGAATAGTTTATGTACTGCTGGGAGTAAACTAGGAAGTACACTGACG gtaCTGGAACAGTGCGGTTTATTTGGAGAAAAAGCTCCAAAGGGTTATGCcgagaaaaacttttttcacaatCACCTATCCTCTTATTTAACGCACTACTGGAATGATTTAGCCAG AGCAACCGCAGTGGCTACAAGTACTGTCAAATCGCATATCATGGCACTTTTACAAGAGTTTGTTGTATTGTCAACTCTTGACCCATCCTCGATTTGCGAAATAGAACAAAAGCGCTTGAGAGATCACAATGAGCTAATAATTATGGAGAATGCACAGGCTATGATAAATATACAACATCAATTCTGCGCCGCGAGTTATGATGCCTTTTCGTCTTTAACTTGCTGTTTTGTCTGTCAATCACCTGTAGGTTTCCCTCATGAGTCGGATTGTGCCATGATAAAACAAAG cAGATTAAACACTGACGCTCGATCTCAAACTCCCTCACCGAACTTTGGTGGAATTAACAAAACAGACACCTCTAGAGGTAGTTGCATAACAGAACAGCGGTCACATTTCCAAAGTTCTTTAACTGGCCAGCAACTAGATCAATCCACAA attCGATGGATCCAACTCGCGGACCTTCGCCGCTGCAGGCTATATTTGAAAACACCAAAGGACCACTACCAAACCCAGGGCATTTGCTAGCAATGAAAAGTCCATTTGCTAGAGGGGAGAGGTCTCCACTGAATATTCCCTTATTCCCTTTGAACGGTCAACGTAGATGGTCTGAAGCCGCTGCAGGTGAAGTGATAGATGAAAATTCGACCGATGCCGAAAATCAAATGAGACGTTGGTCTATGCCATGGGAAGCGGTAAAAACAGATCAAAATACAGTTACATGGTATCAAACTCGAATAATGCCCATAAATAATATCAACTTACTTAATCATAAAACGCCGTGTTCTGATAGAAGCGTATCTAATACACCTG ATCTAAACTGGCAATCTTATGCAACAAGTCACGATGGGTTGACGGAAGCAATTCAACTGCTCTCCTGTCGACCTTCAAGAGTTCAAGCTCAAGGTTTACAAGGATACACTTCGCAGCACACGAATATTCAAAACATTGAATAA
- the LOC120778312 gene encoding uncharacterized protein LOC120778312: MLITVQTLQNDTFVIEINPEETIFQLKERIYIERGTEYNVENQKLIYSGVILSNERSINSYNIDESKFIVIILNGSFENYFQKPDGGCFPSSVVSSVSTTQKADECNKLPDRITTADSFKEVSVPQATQTEIKAISLNNGNDDSVGESQSVGSTDNINGAAALEFTESNTSILSSGSGVLFFSRSGNESGGSETSHSTYSSGDLAGVFSNTSIQSRAEINVPLDSEYEHTIESIMEMGFSRENVEKAMSVSFNNPERAVEYLISGTTETSDSFSTTTTVARDSVKLKYNIDANNDGENCNNARESARIGDDESSQVSSIRFNSISKIYHCQESGCCGGHRTGESDVGNLKDYKTQPQDDKESMKENSKELDENMPKEVQSYNLVSGDTQNNGLGSVLASVGSNTSMSSSGSGVFPLSGRSTRSEGSENSHSTFSSGDLAGVFSNTSMKSRSESNLAVSEEYNRTIESMIEMGFSRETVEHAMTACFNNTERAIEFLISGLSDTSEIFNSNTTNEADNGSNIVESNSNRVYDEERDRLSNSIAEIGLNFSYRVEEYDDDQRPLENNRTALRYVTGEYPFEIFRNQPQFLLMRSLMYHNPDALHGVLQQIGQTNPALLQLISENQDAFLRMLSQTLEGRADINRQHPRRMTAGRRAQLAAAVRAAAGGDGLHVRSTDIDPGAGGDGLLTHQRPGESGDAGADTVPHVFSSAQPDRAAERRAAAADAFLRERAAAAVAVATLTADTSDTIHNEIYEDGGATSTIDNDNLSATSRPQGHRNMKFLLTTQDEEAINRLKSLGFSESLALQAYFACEKNEQLAANFLLSSALSD; encoded by the exons ATATTTCAATTAAAGGAGAGAATCTATATTGAAAGAGGGACAGAATACAATgttgaaaatcaaaaactgatatATTCTG GTGTAATACTCAGTAACGAGCGCAGTATTAATTCATACAATATAGACGAAAGCAAGTTCATCGTGATAATACTTAACGGTagttttgaaaactattttcagAAACCTGATGGAGGATGTTTTCCCTCATCCGTTGTATCATCGGTTTCCACTACTCAAAAGGCGGACGAATGTAACAAATTACCAGACCGTATAACAACAGCGGATTCATTCAAAGAAGTATCAGTGCCGCAGGCCACACAAACTGAAATTAAAGCGATATCATTAAATAATGGCAATGATGACTCTGTTGGGGAAAGTCAATCTGTGGGTAGTACTGACAACATTAATGGAGCAGCTGCTTTGGAATTCACTGAAAGCAATACAAGCATATTGTCTAGTGGGTCAggggttttgtttttttccagAAGCGGTAATGAATCTGGGGGCTCTGAAACTAGTCATAGCACTTATTCTAGTGGTGATCTTGCTGGAGTGTTTTCTAATACTTCAATACAATCAAGAGCTGAAATAAATGTACCCTTGGACTCAGAATACGAACATACAATTGAGTCTATAATGGAAATGGGCTTTAGCcgtgaaaatgttgaaaaagcaATGTCAGTCAGTTTTAACAATCCAGAAAGGGCCGTAGAATACTTAATTAGCGGTACAACTGAAACATCGGATAGTTTCAGTACAACTACCACAGTTGCACGAGATAGCGTAAagcttaaatataatattgatgCAAATAATGATGGCGAAAACTGCAACAACGCTAGAGAGTCCGCTCGTATTGGCGATGATGAAAGCAGTCAGGTGTCATCAATCCGCTTTAATAGCATTAGCAAAATATACCATTGTCAAGAGAGTGGTTGTTGTGGTGGGCACCGCACGGGGGAAA gtGACGTCGGTAACTTAAAGGATTATAAAACTCAGCCCCAAGATGACAAGGAATCGATGAAAGAAAATTCTAAGGAACTTGATGAAAATATGCCAAAAGAAGTCCAGTCTTACAACCTTGTCAGTGGAGATACTCAAAATAATGGATTAGGGAGTGTTTTGGCTTCTGTCGGAAGTAATACTAGTATGTCCTCAAGTGGATCCGGCGTATTTCCTCTTTCCGGCAGAAGTACTAGATCTGAAGGTTCTGAAAACAGCCACAGCACATTTTCAAGTGGTGACCTCGCAGGTGTGTTCTCTAATACTTCAATGAAATCAAGATCCGAATCAAATTTGGCAGTGAGTGAAGAATATAATCGTACTATTGAATCAATGATAGAAATGGGTTTTAGTCGTGAAACCGTTGAACACGCTATGACTGCTTGTTTCAATAATACGGAGAGAGCAATAGAATTTTTAATAAGTGGATTGTCAGATACTTCAGAGATATTTAATAGCAATACAACTAATGAAGCAGATAATGGCTCCAATATTGTGGAAAGTAATAGTAATAGGGTGTATGACGAAGAGAGAGATCGTTTGTCAAATTCCATTGCTGAAATTGGCTTAAATTTCAGTTACAGAGTTGAAGAGTATGACGACGATCAGCGGCCTTTAGAAAACAATCGCACGGCATTACGATATGTTACAGGTGAAT AtccatttgaaatatttcgcaATCAACCGCAGTTCTTACTAATGCGTTCGTTGATGTATCACAATCCGGACGCTTTACATGGAGTACTCCAGcaa ATTGGGCAAACTAATCCAGCGCTTCTACAACTTATATCGGAAAACCAAGATGCTTTCCTAAGGATGTTAAGTCAAACTTTGGAGGGACGTGCTGATATAAACCGGCAACATCCTCGTCGGATGACAGCGGGGCGACGTGCACAGCTTGCTGCTGCAGTTCGCGCTGCAGCTGGCGGAGATGGATTGCATGTACGTTCTACTGATATAGACCCTGGTGCAGGCGGTGACGGACTTCTTACACACCAGCGACCTGGAGAAAGTGGTGATGCAGGGGCGGATACAGTACCACATGTCTTTTCATCTGCACAACCAGATAGAGCGGCAGAACGTCGAGCAGCCGCTGCTGATGCGTTCTTACGTGAAAGAGCTGCAGCTGCAGTTGCAGTAGCGACTTTAACTGCAGATACCTCTGATACAATTcataatgaaatttatgaagaTGGAGGTGCTACAAGCACAATAGATAACGATAATTTATCTGCTACTAGCCGTCCACAAGgacatagaaatatgaaatttcTACTCACAACACAAGACGAGGAAGCAATTAATCGC CTTAAATCACTTGGTTTTTCAGAATCCCTGGCATTGCAAGCATATTTTGCTTGCGAAAAAAACGAGCAATTAGCGGCGAACTTTTTACTATCTTCAGCGTTAAGTGATTAg